CCCGCGGAACGGAAGAAGGATGAAGCCATCCTGCTCATGGGGCACGGCCAGCAGGAAGGACGCTGCGACATGGTGCTTTCCGACTTCGCCCGCGAGCTGAACGACCGCGACAGCCTGGCGTTTTTCGCCACCGTGGAAGGAACGCGGGGGGTGGCCCCCATTCTGGAACAGCTTAAAAAGTCCGGCGCCAAGACCGTCTGGCTGGCCCCCTTCATGCTGGTGGCCGGAGACCACGCCAAGAACGACCTGGGCGGGGATGAGGAGGATTCCTGGGCTTCCATGCTCAGGAAGGAGGGCTTCACCGTCAAGACCCACCTGCGTGGGCTGGGGGAAAACCCGGGCATCCGCGCCGTTTTCTCCCGCCATGCCCGGACCACGGAGGACGACCTCATGACCCCCAAACAAGCGCATTGACATGGCCAGCCCTGGAAAGTTCTACGGGGTGGGCATCGGCCCCGGAAATCCGGAATACCTCACGCTCAAGGCCGTCAACGTCTTCCGCTCCGTGGACGTGGTGTTTACGGTGACCGGACCCAACAGCGATTTCAGCATTTCCGAAGCGGTGGTGCGTTCCGTGGGCGGCGTGAAGGCGGAGTTCCGCAAGCTGGTTTTCAGCATGTCCCGCGACGCGAGAACCAGGCAGGAGCAGATTGAAAAGAATACGGCCATTATTGAGGGAGTTCTTTCCCGCGGCCTGGACTGCGCCTTTGCCACGCTGGGAGACGCCATGACCTACAGCACCTTCGGCTATATTCTGAGCCTCCTGCTCAGCCGGAATCCCGGCCTGCACGCGGAAGTGGTGCCGGGCGTCACCTCCTTCTGCACCCTGGCGGCCCGCAGCCGCCAAATACTGGTGGAAAACGGGGAACGGCTCCGGGTCATTCCCGCCTTCAAGCCGGAGATGGCGGATTCCCTGGAGTTCCCGCCCGGAACCACCACCGTTCTCATGAAGACCTACCGCAGCCGCGCGCGCCTGATGGAGCGCATCCGGCGGGAAAAGGACATCCGCGTCATTTACGGGGAAAGGCTCGGCATGCCCGACGAGTTTATTACGGACGACATCGACGTCATTGACGCAAGGCCGGAAGAATACCTTTCCCTGATGTTCGTCAAGAAGGCATGAACCGCACCAGGCACTCCCGCACCTATCCCTGGCGCCGGCCCCTCCGCTGGCTCTGGCTGGCGCTGGCCCTGGCAGCCTCCGGAGTCATGGTGGTCCACATGCCCGCCGGCATGGGCGCCGGGGGATCGGGAAAAGCCCGCACAGCCATGAAGCCTGCCGGGGAATCCACCCGGGAAACGCAGGCGGGAGGGGAAAAGACGGAAGCCGCCGCTTCCAGCCCTGCCCCGCCGCCCAAAAAGAGCCATCATTCCCGGAACACCCAGGTTCCGGAGACAGGCGCGGGAAAAATTCTGGCGCGCCTTCCCCAGATTGGCAGCCTGATCGGCCTGGTGGCCGTGGCGGCCTTCATCGGCGGCATTGCTGAAATCTTCCGCTGGCATCTTGCCCTGGGCAAGCTGTTCGGCGGACTGGCCCGCTGGGCCCACCTGCCGGAAATCATCAGCCTGTCCATCCCCACGGCGCTTTATTCCAATGCCGCCGCCAACGGCATGCTGGTGAGCAGCCACGCAAAAGGCAAAATTACTCATTCCAACCTGATTGCGGGCGGCATGGTGAACAGCTACCTTTCCTACGTCTCCCACTCCCTGCGGGTGGCGTATCCGGTCATCGGCGCGGTGGGGCTGCCCGCCATCTGCTACTTCGGGTGGCAGATGGGCTTCGGCTTCCTGTTCATAGCGGCCGTGCTGTTCCTCCACCGCAGGAAGAGCCCCGCCGCCGTGCCGGATTCCGGGAATGCCGGCGCCGTGGCCGCCGCGGAGCACGCCTCCCCGGAATGGCGCACATCCCTGCGCCAGACGTGCCTGCGGGTGCTGGCGCTTGTTTTCCGGATGCTCTGCCTGACGGTCCCCCTGATGATCGGCGTGGAATGGCTGATGAAAAACGGCCTGTTTTCCTGGTGGGAGGAACATGTGCCAGACTGGGTGAACCGCATTTTTCCCGCGGAGCTCATGAGCATCGTCGCCGCGCAGATGGGCGGCCTGGTCCAGGCCGCAGGGGTGGCCGCCAACCTCCGCAGCCACGGCATGGTCACCTCCTCCCAGATTCTGCTGGCCATGCTGGTAGCCAGCGCCATCGGCAACCCCATCCGCGCCCTGCGGCGCAACCTTCCCTCCGCCATGGGCATCTTCCCCACGCGGGATGCCCTGACCATCGTGGTGGTCATGCAGCTTTCCCGCATGATCGGGGCCATCCTTCTTATTGCCCTGACGGGACTTTTCATCCACTATACCCACTGACTTCTCATGACCTCTGAATTTAACATCCGCTGGGACATGCCCCCCGCCGCCATTGAGGCGGAAAGCTTTGCCGCCATTGAACGAGAGTTCCACGGCTGGGAAGAGCTGCCGCCTGCCGAATGGAAGGTCATGCGGCGGCTCATCCACACCACGGCGGACCTTTCCATCGGCGAGGGGCTGGCGTTCCGCCATGATCCCATTCCCTCCGCCCTGGAGGCGCTCCGCAGGCACTGCCCCATCTTTTGCGATTCCAACATGATCCGCGCCGGACTTTCCGTGGAACGGCTGAGGCGCGCCCATCCCGGCTACGCACGGGAGGACATCCACTGCCATATTTCCGATGCCGACATTGCGGAACAGGCCAAATCCACAGGCAGGACGCGCGCCATCTGCGCCGCGGAAAAAGCGCGCCCCATCCTGGACGGAGCCATCGTCCTCATCGGGAACGCTCCCCTTTCCCTGGCCCGCATCGCCCGGTACGCGCTGGAGGAAGGCATCAGGCCCGCCCTGATCGTAGGCATGCCGGTGGGCTTCGTCAACGTCGTGGAATCCAAGCTGCTGACCGGGACGTGCCCCGTCCCGCAGATTGTCCTGGACGGGCGGCGCGGCGGGAGCGCCCTGGCCGTGACCACCCTGCACGCCATTCTGGAAAACCTGCCCGCCTCCTAAGTTTTCCGCATTCCAAAAAGCCGTCCCCCATCCATGTCCGCCCCCCTCCGCCAGCCGCTCCGGAAAGGATTTTCCACAGGAGCCAATGCCGCCGCCGCCATCACGGCCGCATGGAAAACGCTGAACGGGGAAGAAATCAACGGACCGCTTCCCCTGCTTTTCCCGGACGGGGAGACGAGAACGCTTCCGCTGGCAGACTGCGCGCCGGGGTTCGCCCGCATCGTCAAGGACGGAGGGGACGACCCGGACTGCACCCATGGAGCCGTGCTGGAAGCGCGCGTAAGCGCAGCCGTGCCGGAGCAGGCCGCCCGGGAAGATTATCTCCTGCCCATTGGCCGGGCCCTCCTCATCCTGCGCTCCGGCGGAGGCATAGGCCTGTGCACGCTGCCGGGCCTGGACTGCGAGCAGCACAAATGGGCCATCAACCACGGACCGCGGCGCATGATTACGGACAATCTGGCACGCGCCGGCATGCGGGAAGGGTGCTGGCTGGCGGAAATTTCCGTGCGGGACGGGGAAAAGCTCGCCGGGAAAACGCTCAATCCCCTGCTTGGCGTGGTGGGGGGCATCTCCATTCTGGGCACCAGCGGCATCGTTCGCCCGTACAGCCATGAAGCCTACATCGCCACCATCCGCATCTGCGTGCGCTCTACCCGGCTTTCCGGCTTCAGGAAGGCCGTGTTCTGCACCGGGGGCCGCACCGCCGCGCTGGCGAAGACCCTCCTGCCGGAATACCCCTCCATTTCCTTCATCTGCATTGGGGATTTCATTGCGGAAAGCCTCCAGAGCGCAGGTGAACAGGGCATGACGGAAGCCGTAGTGGCCTGCATGCCGGGCAAGCTCTGCAAGTACGCCGCCGGATTTGCCAACACCCACGCCCACAAGGTGGCCCAGGACATGCCGCTCTTTCTCCGCACGGCGGAACGCCATGCGCCGCTTTCCGGGGAAGCGCGCCGGGGCATCCTGGCCTGTTCTTCCGTCCGCCAGGCGCTCTCCCTGACGCCGGAAGAGGCCCACCTTTCCATTTACCGCGACCTCGCCGCGGAAGCGCAGCGCCAGTTCCAGCGCCACGTGCCCGGCCTTCCCGTCCGTTTCCTGATTTCCGGCTTTTCCGGCAACCTCCTTCTCGACATACCTCCATGCCACCCCTGACTGTTTTTTCCTGCGGCACAGGCCCGCTTCAACCGTCCCCGGCCCTGCTTGGCAAACTGGCAGAGGCACAGAGCATTTACGCCTCCTCCGCCCTGCTGGAAGCCTGTCCCCCTTCCGACGCCCGGCGCATCCCCATCGGCAAAAACGCGCGGGAACAGGCGCGGGAAGCCCTGGAAGAAGCACGGCACGGCAACAACGTAGTGGTGCTGGCCTCCGGAGACGCCCTGTTCCACGGCATGGGCGGCACGCTCCAATCCCTGGCTTGTGACGGAGACCGGCTGGAATTCATCCCCGCCCCCACGTCCTTCCAGGCCCTGTTCCACCGCCTGGGCATGGCGTGGGACCGCGCACGCTGCTTCAGCGCGCACAGCACGGAATATATTCCGTGGGGGGAAATTCTGGCCCAGCCGCTCGCCGTCATCTACGGAGGCCATCCCTTCACCGCCTGCCGCCTGGCCGCGGCGGCCATGGAGTTCCATCCGTCAGCGGCGGGGCGTTCCGCCGTGGCGGCCCAATGCCTGGGAATGGCTGACGAGCGCATTCTGCAAGGAACCCTGGCGGAGCTGGCCAGGGAGGAATGCTCCCCTACTTCCATGCTCCTGCTGCTGCCGGACAACCGCCCCGGAGCCGCGCCCGTCCTGCCTCTGGGACTGCCCGCGGATTTTTATGAAAAGGAGAACAACCTGATTACGGCGGAGGAAGTGAGGGCGGTCATCCTGTCCAAGCTGCGCCTTCCGGCCTGGGGGGTGCTGTGGGACGTGGGAGCCGGGAGCGGCTCCATCGGCCTGGAAGCCGCCGCCCTGCGCCCCGGACTTTCCGTGTACGGGCTGGAACGGCAGGCTGGCCGCCTGGAACTGATGCGCCGGAATTGCCGGCGCCTGGGCTGCGTGAATTACACCTGCATGCAGGGAGAAGCGCCGGAGGCCCTGGACGCGTTGCCCAAGCCCGACCGCATTTTCACGGGAGGAGGGGGCGCCGGGCTGGAATCCATCATGCAGGCCTGTTTTGACGCCCTGAACCCCGGCGGCCTTCTGGTAGCCTCCGCCGTAACCACGGAAAGCGAGCACCTGCTTTACGGCTGGAACGCCGCCGCACGCACGGGGATGTTCTCCCTGGACATCGCCTCCGAATCTCCCATTGCCGGAACCTACCACCATCTGCGGCACGGCAACCGCATCACCCTTTTCACCTATTCCCGCGCATGAATACCGCCCGTTTTCCCATCCATTTCATAGGAGCCGGCCCCGGAGCCGAAGACCTGATTACCGAACGAGGCGCCGCCCTCCTGAAGGAGGCCGACGTAGTCGTGTATGCCGGGTCCCTGGTCAACCCGGCGCACCTCAAGCGCTGCCGCCCGGAGGCGGAACTTCATGACAGCGCCAGAATGAACCTGAAGGAACAGGTGGAAGTGATGGCCCGGGGCGTGCTGGAAGGGAAAAAAGTGGTGCGCCTCCACACGGGGGACCCCTCCATGTACGGAGCCGTCGCGGAGCAATTCGACCTGCTTGACAAGAAGGGCATTGAATCCATCGTGGTGCCGGGAGTCAGCAGCGTTTTTGCGGCGGCGGCGGCCCTGCGCACGGAACTGACCTATCCGGGACTCGCCCAGAGCCTGGTGCTGACGCGCACCCCGGGAAGAACGCCCATGCCCTCCGGGGAGGCCTGCGAGGCCTTTGCCAAGACGGGCGCCACGCTGGCGTTCTTCCTCAGCGCGGGCAAGCTGGACGAACTGGCCGCACGGCTGGTCTCCGCCGGGAAATCCCCCGATACGGCGGCGGCGGTGGTGTACCGCGCCACCTGGCCGGATGAAAAAATCATCCGCGGCACGCTGTCCACCATTGCGGCGGAAACGGCGCGGGCGGGCATCGGCAGGCAGGCCCTCATCCTGGTGGGTGACGCCATCGGCGCGCACGACTGCGGGCAGTCCCTGCTCTATCACGGCCAATTCAGCCACGGCTACCGGAATGAGAAGGAAGACGAACGGTTCGACGGAAGCTGCGCGTTTTACGCTTTCACGGAAAAAGGAGTCCGCAAGGCGCAGGAGATTTCCCAGTCCCTGGGGAAAACCGTTATCCATTCCGTAGGCAGGGCCGGGGAAACGGAAGGTGTCAAGCGGGTTCCCCCGGAGGACTTCGACCCGTTGCTTGCCCGGCAGTGGAACCTGTTTGACGCGCACGTTTTCATCGGGGCCACGGGAATTGCCGTCAGGAAAACGGCTCCCCTGCTCCGGGACAAGGCCACGGACCCGGCGGTAGTTTGCTGTTCGGAGTCCGGCTCCCACCTCATTCCCCTGCTTTCCGGCCACCTGGGCGGCGGCAACCGCCTGGCGCGCAGGCTGGCCCGCATCAGCGGCGGGGAGGCCGTCATCACCACCGCCACGGACACGCGGGGAATCACCGCCTTTGACGAAGCGGCAGCCAGGGAAAAGGCCTGCGTTCTCAACCCGGACGCCATCAAAACCCTGAATGCGGCCCTGCTTGCCGGAGACACCGTATCTTTTCACGGTCCGCAGGAAATCCACGAACGGTACTGGCGGGACTGTCCCCAGGTCATTCCGGCGCGGGCGGATGGAGCGGAAGCCGCGGAAAAACCGTACGTTCCCGCCGTCTATTGGGATGAAGAGCCCCCGGAATCTGCGGGGGGAGCTGCCGCCCTGCTTATTCAGTCATCCTCCTTCGTGCTTGGAATAGGCTGCAAAAAAGGAACGGAACCCGGGCTGCTGCAGCAATACGCGGAAGGCTTTCTTGCCCGGCAGGGAATCTCCCGGTCCCGTATCAAAGCCCTTGCCTCCTGCACGCTCAAGGAGCAGGAACCGGCCATCCTGGCCCTGGCCGCAACATGGAATGTGCCTTTCCATGTCTTTGAGCCAGCCGAGCTGGACGCGGTGGAAATTCCCACGCCGTCAGACGCCGTCTTTGAAAAAACGGGGACTCATTCCGTTTCCGAGGCTTCCGCCATTCTGGCCTCCGGGGGTAAAATCAGCACTCCTAAAACCGTTTGCGGCGGGAACGTCACGCTGGCCCTGGCAACGTGCCCTCACGGCAGCCGGAACAAGGCCCGTCAAGGAGCCGGAAATGTCATCGTCATCGGGCTGGGGTCCGGGTCTCCGGGCCAGCTTACGCCGGAAGCGGCGGCAGCCATGGAGCAATGCACCTGCATAGCCGGCTACACCAAATACCTGGATTTCATCCGGGAACGCATCCACGGAAAAAAGATGATCCAGACCGGGATGATGGGGGAAGTGCCGCGGTGCACGGCCGCGCTGGAAGCGGCTCTGAACGGGGAAAATGTCTGCATGGTCTGCTCCGGTGACCCGGGCATCCTGGCCATGGCCGGGCTGCTCTACGAAATGAGGAAGGAAAACGAACGCTTTTCCCCGGTCCGCATTGAAGTGCTCCCGGGAATTACGGCGGCCAGCATTTCCGCCTCCGCGCTGGGGGCGCCCCTCCAGAACGGCTTCTGCCTGCTCAGCCTGTCCGACCTGCTGGTCCCTGCGGAGGAAATCCGTGCCAACCTGGAGCAAAGCGCCGGAACGGCGCTGCCCGTGGTCCTTTACAACCCCGCCGGACGCAAACGCCGCCATCTGCTGGAGGAGGCCCTGCGCATCTTCCGGAACCAACGCGGGGGGAAAACCCTCTGCGCCTACGTGAAGCACGCGGGGCGCCCGGCCCAACGGAAATGGGTGGGGACGCTGGACGAATTCCCGCTGGAGGACGTGGACATGTCCACGCTGGTGCTTCTGGGAGGCCCCCGGACCATCAGGGACGGAGACGTCCTTTTTGAACGGAGAGGCTACGCCGACAAGTACGGAATATCCTGACCTGATCCGGAAAGACAGCATCCGCAGAATTTGCCTGTTTCCCATGAATAAGCCTTTTCACGCCTTCTGCATCGCCTCCACCCAGTCCGGGGGAGGCAAAACCACGGTATCCCTCGCCCTGATGGCGGCGCTCTCCGCCCGGGGATTACGCGTGCAGGCCTTCAAGTGCGGCCCGGACTACATTGACCCCTCCTTCCACCGGCAGGCGACGGGATTGCCTTCCTTCAATCTGGATACGTGGATGATGGGGAAAAACGGAGTCCGTTCCCAATGGGCACGGCACGCCTCCTGCGCGGACATCGCCATCTGCGAGGGAGTCATGGGCCTCTTTGACGCCAGAACGCCTGAAAGCCTGGAAGGAAGCACGGCGGACTGCGCCCTCACGCTCGGCCTGCCCGTCCTGCTGGTGGTTCAGGCGCGCGGCATGGCGGGGTCCATTGCCGCCGTCGTCCGCGGCTTCTCCCAGCACCATCCCGGCCTGAACATAGCGGGAGTTATTGCCAACGGCGTGGGAAGCGCCGCGCACGCGGACCTTCTGCGCCGGGCGCTGGACCACCACAGGATGCCGCCGCTGGTGGCGGCGTTCCCCAAAAACGCGGAATGGACGCTCCCGGAACGGCAGCTGGGCCTGGTTCCCGCGGAAGAGGAAGCCCGGCAGCAATCCTGGTTCCTCCGGCTGGCGGCAGAGGCAGAAAAGCGCGTCAACTGGGAACTGCTGATGAACATCACGGAACGCAGACGTCCGGAACCGCTGAAAGTTCCCCTGCCGCCCGCCCCTCCCCGCGGGATTCTGGCCGTAGCCCGGGATAATGCCTTCTGTTTTTACTACGGGGACAACCTGGAACGGCTGAAGCAAACGGGCTGGGACATCACCTGCTTTTCTCCGCTGGAAGACACCGCCCTTCCGGAAGGAACCCAGGCCCTCTACCTGGGGGGCGGCTATCCGGAAACCTTCGCGGGCCGTCTGGAAAGCAATGAGGCCATGCGGAACGCCATCCTGGAATTTGCCAAGAACGGCGGAGAAATCTTTGCCGAATGCGGGGGATACATGTACCTTTGCAAGGAACTGGCGCTTCCGGACGGGACAAGCAGGAACATGTGCGGAGTCATTGACGGAACGGCCCGGATGGGGGAAAAGCTCCGTTCCCTGGGATACCGGGAAGCCGTGATGGAAACGGGAGCCCCGTTCGGGCTGCCTTTCACCCGCATCCGCGGCCATGAATTCCATTGGTCCCGAATTGAACTGAACCGGCCCTACCCGCCCCTTTACACAGTGACGGACAAGAATGGAAACAAGAGCCGGGAAGGAGTGGCGGATGGGAACGTGAAGGCCGGCTACATCCACCTGTACTGGGGAACGGAAACCCCGGACCACCCGCAGGAGCCTCAGCCGGGGCTGGGGCGCGTCATCCTGCTCAACGGAGCCTCCAGCGCGGGGAAAAGCACGCTGGCCCGGACCCTGCACCGCCTCATGGAGGAGGACTCCATGATTTTTTCCATGGACGATTATCTGGCCATGAGCCGGGGAAGGCATGAAAACGCCCTGGACGCCGTCCGGGAAACCGGGCTCCCCTTCATCGAGTCCTTCCACGCCGCCATTGCAGAGGCCGCGCGGAAAGGCGCCCTGGTCATCGTGGACCACGTCATCGGCGAATCCCGCGCCTGGGTTCAAGACCTCCTGAACCGCCTGAGCGGCATTCCCCGCGCCCTCATCAAAGTGGACTGCCGGGAGGACATCCTGCTGGAACGCGAGCGGAACCGTACCGACCGGACTCCGGACCCGGCCCATGCGGAGCGCCAATACGGATGCATTCACCAGAATTTCCCGCATGACTTCTCCATAGACACATCGGAAGCGACGCCCCGGGAATGCGCCCAGAAACTCATGGAACAACTTCCACCGGAATTCAGGGCGACGCAGGAATGAAGAGAGGAATGGCCGACGGCGGAGAACAGGTTTACCTGAGAGTTTTCAGAAGAGAATATCTTAAAACTCAACATTCCTCTGAGCCTTGATTCCCTGCTGAAAGGCATGCCTGACGCATTCAATCCGGCTCACGGTATCGGCCACGGCGATCATTTCCTCCGGAGCATCCCGGCCTGTCAGGACAACGACCTTTCCGGGGGTAATTTTTTTCAAAGCATCCACGACTTCCGCAACGGAAATGAAGCCGTAATTCAGGGGGTAAAAAATCTCGTCCAGAATCACGGTTCCCACGGACTCATCCGCCAGCTTCTCCCGGGCCACCCTCCACCCGTCCCGAGCGGCGGAAGCGTGGCGTTCACGGGACTCTTCATCCCTGGCGCGGCCCGTAAATCCGGCCCCGGAACACACCACCTCCGCATTCGGAAACTGCCGGAGAGCCACCACCTCCCCATAGGAACCGTCGTGCTTGATAAACTGAATTACGGCCACTTTCCCACCATGCCCCAACGCGCGCAGGGCCATGCCGAAGGCGGAAGTCGTCTTTCCCTTGCCGGGCCCGGTCAGGACAAGAATGCGGGAGCCTTTCATGCCCGGCATTATACAGCCCCTGAGAGTAATACCCAACCCAAATTCCCCTTGATTCCCGGCGTAAAATGCACTACCGGGCTCCGCATTCCCCTGCTGGTCAGGGAGAAAGCATCTCCACCGGCAGCACAAAATTTCATGAAGCACAGGCACTCATGCCATCTCCGCAAACCTGCGGGCAGACGTGAATAGGACTTTACAGAACCGCCCTCCTCACGGTAGCTTATGCCCGCGCTTGTTGCATGGAGAGATGGCAGAGCGGTTTAATGCAGCGGTCTTGAAAACCGCCGTGGGGCAACCCACCGTGGGTTCGAATCCCACTCTCTCCGCCAGTTTTCAGATTTTAAGATGAGTAAAACCCTTGGTTTCTCAAGGTTTTTCGTTTCCAGGCTGTAGTGTTCTGTGCTGTGGCATGAATCTCCTGTATATCTTTTCAAAAGGGACCTATATACTTAGTAACAAGTAAATAACTCTAATTTTTATCTATCTTCCATGATCCATGCGTTCAGATCGATATATTCCGGTGGGGCGGATTTTCCTTTCAAGTCGTCAAAACAGCAATCCGCCATGCGCTTGAATATTTCCGGATATTGCTGAATGAAGTTTTTTGCACTCTTGCATTCATCTTTTTCCCCCCAACCGCAGGGGGGCGAGAAATTGTAAATGATCTGGAGAGAATCAAGGAGATTCCGGAGATTGTTTTCCACTTGTTCCGGGTTACTGTTGCTTACATGGAAAGCGTACGCACAAGTATCGATTCCTTGCGCCCGGTTTTCCTTAAGCAGCAACGACGGATTGACCCGGAGACGTTTTTCTTGAGGACAGTTTTCCTCTGTATGCCGGCTTTCCCGGCCGACGTTCCACGGCATTCCAAGAATTCCCGTCCGGACGGAAGGATAGCGTTTTTTAATGCATGAAGCGAGAAGAAGGCAGGCAACGGCTTCTTCCGCCCTCCCTGCCAGGAGAATGCGCTTCGCATGCGGGGTGGCGGCGAGAAATTCAAGGATATCCCGTTTCATGTTGTCCAAATGGTCTTCCAGGTTCCAGGAAGAATAACGGATACGAACGACGGGACGCCCCGTTGAATGCAGCCACGGTTTTTCCGGGGCGCCGCAGAGAGCAATGACATATTCATCCGCAATAGAAGAGTCCGGCGCCATGAATGAATAGGAAGAGAACCAGTAATTACCGTCTTCTCTGCGAAGAAAGGTTTCCTTTCCCCAGTAATCCCAGCCTATGACGAGTTTTTTGTCCGAGTATTCAAGGATTTCGCCTCCATCGTTGCAATTTAAACGCTTTCCCCTGTTTCCCGTGATGCACAAGCCATCCGTCCAATCCTGCTGGCGCAAATGAATAAGGGAGGAGGCATGGGGAGGAGATTGAAGGAAGGCGGCTTCTTCCTTCTTCCGTAAACGGTAGGCGCCTTCTTCCATTTTCGTAAAGGTTTCCACGCCCCATTTATCCCATTTCAATGTGATTTCCACTCCGGTCAGAGACAGCACGTCGGCTTCATCCCGAGGGCCGTCCAGGCGCATGGCCCGTCCATTGCTGATTTTCATGCATCCTTTCCAGTCAGAATGGATGATGTCCACGAGGTGTTCATCATTTCCGGCATCTGTAGAAGCACCGTTCTGCATTTTCCGGAATTCCTCGGAAACAGTACCTCCCCGCATGATGGAAGCATTGCTTTTTTGCATAATCAGATGGCTGTGAATTCCCCGCTTTTTCAGATAGGGAGCTATGTCAGCACACCCGTGTTCCAGCATGACGGTCTGGAATAGCTGATCTTCCGCAAAGCCAAATTGATAGAATCCCGTTTGCCTTAAACAACGGTACATGGCTTCCTTCATAGCCGCGCGGTCGGTTTCCCAAGCCAGCAGATCCTCCATGACCCGCCGCGACATGACTTGAGCCGGCCCCAGGGCCAGCAGGAAGGATTTTTCCAGATAAGGGTATCCTTCATGCCGTTTCAGCCACAGGCCCTCCCCACGGTGGCAGCTTGAATAACCATCGGGCAACAGGGCATGAAAATCGGCAACATGCCGGAAGTAGTCCGGGTCATAGAAGTCATCATCGTCAATCTTGGCAAAAAGGTCATAGGATGAAATATCCAGGCCACGGACGGTATCCATAAAGTTGGTAAGCTGGTTTCTGTTAGGGCAGAGGCGCAGCGTCACTCTTCCGGCATCGATGAACGGCTGCACATGGGGAAGCAGAATCCTGCGGGCCGTTTCAGCCGAAACTCCCTTAACTGCTGCAAATACATGCAGATGTGGATAGCTCTGGTTCATCATGCAGAGAATCTGGCGAAGGAGGTCTTCCACCCGCTTGTATGATGCAATGCATGCCGCCATATTGAATGGCCGTCCAAGTGGCCGTTTTTGAGAAGGAGAAACTGTTTCCGAAACCGTCCATGGTTTCCCATCGTCATACCGCGGCATAAAAACTCCCCCGTGAAGCAACGGTTCGTCCTTTCCCTCCATGGAGGCAGGCTGCCGCCCGGCTTTTCCCTCCCTGAAAATTTTCTTGAA
The genomic region above belongs to Akkermansia massiliensis and contains:
- a CDS encoding cobyrinate a,c-diamide synthase, with the protein product MNKPFHAFCIASTQSGGGKTTVSLALMAALSARGLRVQAFKCGPDYIDPSFHRQATGLPSFNLDTWMMGKNGVRSQWARHASCADIAICEGVMGLFDARTPESLEGSTADCALTLGLPVLLVVQARGMAGSIAAVVRGFSQHHPGLNIAGVIANGVGSAAHADLLRRALDHHRMPPLVAAFPKNAEWTLPERQLGLVPAEEEARQQSWFLRLAAEAEKRVNWELLMNITERRRPEPLKVPLPPAPPRGILAVARDNAFCFYYGDNLERLKQTGWDITCFSPLEDTALPEGTQALYLGGGYPETFAGRLESNEAMRNAILEFAKNGGEIFAECGGYMYLCKELALPDGTSRNMCGVIDGTARMGEKLRSLGYREAVMETGAPFGLPFTRIRGHEFHWSRIELNRPYPPLYTVTDKNGNKSREGVADGNVKAGYIHLYWGTETPDHPQEPQPGLGRVILLNGASSAGKSTLARTLHRLMEEDSMIFSMDDYLAMSRGRHENALDAVRETGLPFIESFHAAIAEAARKGALVIVDHVIGESRAWVQDLLNRLSGIPRALIKVDCREDILLERERNRTDRTPDPAHAERQYGCIHQNFPHDFSIDTSEATPRECAQKLMEQLPPEFRATQE
- the cobO gene encoding cob(I)yrinic acid a,c-diamide adenosyltransferase — translated: MKGSRILVLTGPGKGKTTSAFGMALRALGHGGKVAVIQFIKHDGSYGEVVALRQFPNAEVVCSGAGFTGRARDEESRERHASAARDGWRVAREKLADESVGTVILDEIFYPLNYGFISVAEVVDALKKITPGKVVVLTGRDAPEEMIAVADTVSRIECVRHAFQQGIKAQRNVEF
- a CDS encoding glycosyltransferase family 10 domain-containing protein, whose amino-acid sequence is MDSPVCVAFTDFESGFKPQNHILGLILKERLGAVFVDDLARADLLIYSIFGNAARSFKGPRLFYTEEPVLPRWKEGCYSLTSLRDGTLSGDRHFRFPAWLNADYIRRTGHIEQYSSVPGDILNRHEKFCNFVYSGGEFREAVRFLETLSQYKYVDSSGQLLNNTGMIVKDKVEFCSRYKFTIAFENYASPGYITQKLTDAFAAGSLPVYWGAPDACREFNPGRFINARDFRNHAELVRYVEHLDRNVDEYLSYFKGPLFDEGQIGVDGLLDEAALFFKKIFREGKAGRQPASMEGKDEPLLHGGVFMPRYDDGKPWTVSETVSPSQKRPLGRPFNMAACIASYKRVEDLLRQILCMMNQSYPHLHVFAAVKGVSAETARRILLPHVQPFIDAGRVTLRLCPNRNQLTNFMDTVRGLDISSYDLFAKIDDDDFYDPDYFRHVADFHALLPDGYSSCHRGEGLWLKRHEGYPYLEKSFLLALGPAQVMSRRVMEDLLAWETDRAAMKEAMYRCLRQTGFYQFGFAEDQLFQTVMLEHGCADIAPYLKKRGIHSHLIMQKSNASIMRGGTVSEEFRKMQNGASTDAGNDEHLVDIIHSDWKGCMKISNGRAMRLDGPRDEADVLSLTGVEITLKWDKWGVETFTKMEEGAYRLRKKEEAAFLQSPPHASSLIHLRQQDWTDGLCITGNRGKRLNCNDGGEILEYSDKKLVIGWDYWGKETFLRREDGNYWFSSYSFMAPDSSIADEYVIALCGAPEKPWLHSTGRPVVRIRYSSWNLEDHLDNMKRDILEFLAATPHAKRILLAGRAEEAVACLLLASCIKKRYPSVRTGILGMPWNVGRESRHTEENCPQEKRLRVNPSLLLKENRAQGIDTCAYAFHVSNSNPEQVENNLRNLLDSLQIIYNFSPPCGWGEKDECKSAKNFIQQYPEIFKRMADCCFDDLKGKSAPPEYIDLNAWIMEDR